From Bradyrhizobium symbiodeficiens, the proteins below share one genomic window:
- a CDS encoding cation:proton antiporter, which translates to MPWRLLRPAGLALAALMLTTIAAGAETGKSSGPSEFLLVAQIVLLIAVGRGLGEIMQRIGQPSVIGELLAGIILGPSLFGWIWPEAQAAIFPKTPEQKAMIDGIAQVGILLLLLLTGMETDLKLVKKVGKAAIAISIAGILVPFACGFALGEFLPDALLPNPQARLVASLFMGTALSISSVKIVAVVVREMNFMRRNVGQIIVATAVIDDTIGWVIIAVIFSLASHGTLDIASVAKAVLGTLAFLAVSFTIGRRLVFQLIRWANDNLVSTAPVITVILLLMCAMAMITHAIGVHTVLGAFVAGILVGESPILTRQIDERLRGLISSFFMPVFFGLAGLAADLSVLRDPNLLMLTGLLVVIASVGKFGGAFVGGTLGGLTRRESLALASGMNARGSTEVIIATIGLSIGVLSQNLFTMIVTMAIVTTMAMPPMLRAALARLPMNKEEKERLEREEFEKRGFVANLERPLLAVDESVNATFAAHIAGLIAGMRGLPITVLHIGKNAKEQEKGRGAEESHEAVVKKAAEAVSANTEDDTGRVDIVTRARRAELGETIAEEARKGFDLMVVGIDKVVAGKDRFDRGIDDIAAQYEGAMAIVAAKGKHLKQPNPDGLNILVPVSGSSVSKRGAEIAVALAQAGSGSLRVIYVATTRDKGAQRGASRGLSQEAGILKDTSDLAARYDVDITTTLRVNRAPEGAILREIDTTDVDLVVMGVDRIQGDHLSFGGVADAVLRQSKVSVLLVSSGDARQASVEKG; encoded by the coding sequence ATGCCATGGCGCCTGCTCCGTCCGGCTGGGCTTGCCCTAGCGGCGCTTATGCTCACCACCATCGCGGCCGGTGCTGAAACGGGCAAGTCGTCCGGCCCGTCCGAATTTCTGCTGGTGGCGCAGATCGTGCTGCTGATTGCTGTGGGGCGGGGTCTCGGCGAGATCATGCAGCGGATTGGCCAACCCTCGGTGATCGGCGAACTGCTTGCCGGCATCATCCTGGGGCCGTCGCTGTTCGGCTGGATCTGGCCGGAGGCGCAAGCCGCGATCTTCCCGAAGACGCCCGAGCAGAAGGCGATGATCGACGGCATCGCTCAGGTCGGCATCCTCCTTCTGCTGCTGCTCACGGGCATGGAGACCGACCTCAAGCTGGTGAAGAAGGTCGGCAAGGCCGCGATCGCAATCTCGATCGCCGGCATCCTCGTGCCCTTTGCCTGCGGCTTCGCGCTCGGTGAGTTTCTGCCCGATGCGCTGCTCCCCAATCCGCAAGCGCGACTGGTGGCCTCGCTGTTCATGGGCACCGCGCTGTCGATTTCTTCCGTGAAGATCGTCGCGGTGGTGGTACGCGAGATGAATTTCATGCGCCGCAATGTCGGCCAGATCATCGTCGCGACCGCTGTCATCGACGACACCATCGGCTGGGTCATCATCGCGGTCATCTTCAGCCTCGCCTCGCACGGCACGCTGGATATCGCTTCGGTGGCGAAAGCGGTGCTGGGCACGCTCGCCTTCCTCGCCGTCAGTTTCACGATCGGCCGCCGCCTGGTGTTCCAGCTCATCCGCTGGGCCAACGACAATCTCGTCAGCACGGCGCCCGTCATCACCGTAATCCTGCTGCTGATGTGCGCGATGGCGATGATCACGCATGCCATCGGCGTGCATACCGTTCTGGGCGCGTTCGTCGCCGGCATCCTGGTCGGGGAGTCCCCGATCCTGACGCGGCAGATCGACGAGCGTTTGCGCGGGTTGATCTCCAGCTTCTTCATGCCGGTGTTCTTCGGTCTCGCCGGCCTTGCCGCCGATCTGTCGGTGCTGCGTGATCCCAATCTGCTGATGCTCACCGGCCTTCTGGTCGTGATCGCCAGCGTCGGCAAGTTCGGCGGCGCCTTTGTCGGCGGTACCTTGGGCGGCCTGACCAGGCGGGAGTCGCTGGCGCTCGCCAGCGGCATGAACGCGCGCGGCTCGACCGAGGTGATCATCGCGACCATCGGCCTGTCCATTGGTGTGCTCAGCCAGAACCTGTTCACGATGATCGTCACCATGGCGATCGTGACCACGATGGCGATGCCGCCGATGCTGCGCGCGGCGCTGGCGAGGCTGCCGATGAACAAGGAGGAGAAGGAACGGCTGGAGCGGGAGGAGTTCGAGAAGCGCGGCTTCGTCGCCAATCTCGAGCGCCCGTTGCTGGCGGTGGACGAGAGCGTCAACGCCACCTTTGCCGCCCACATCGCGGGCCTGATCGCCGGCATGCGCGGCCTGCCGATCACCGTGCTGCATATCGGAAAGAACGCGAAAGAGCAGGAGAAGGGCCGCGGCGCGGAGGAGAGCCACGAAGCCGTGGTGAAGAAGGCGGCCGAGGCGGTGTCCGCCAACACCGAGGACGACACCGGCCGCGTCGATATCGTCACCCGGGCGCGGCGCGCGGAGCTCGGCGAGACCATCGCCGAGGAAGCACGCAAGGGCTTCGACCTCATGGTCGTCGGCATCGACAAGGTCGTTGCCGGCAAGGACCGCTTCGATCGCGGGATCGACGACATCGCCGCGCAGTACGAAGGAGCGATGGCCATCGTCGCGGCCAAGGGCAAGCACCTGAAGCAACCGAACCCCGACGGCCTCAACATCCTCGTTCCCGTGTCCGGCAGCAGCGTTTCCAAGCGCGGCGCCGAAATCGCGGTGGCGCTGGCACAGGCCGGTTCCGGCTCACTCCGGGTGATCTATGTCGCGACCACACGCGACAAGGGCGCGCAGCGCGGCGCTTCCCGCGGCCTCAGCCAGGAGGCGGGCATCCTCAAGGATACCAGCGATCTCGCCGCCCGTTACGACGTCGACATCACCACGACGCTGCGGGTGAACCGGGCGCCGGAAGGCGCGATCCTGCGCGAGATCGACACCACCGACGTCGATCTCGTCGTCATGGGCGTCGACCGCATCCAGGGCGATCATCTCTCCTTCGGCGGCGTCGCTGACGCCGTGCTGCGGCAGTCGAAGGTCTCGGTGCTGCTGGTGTCGAGCGGCGACGCCAGGCAGGCGTCAGTGGAGAAGGGTTGA